A single region of the Capra hircus breed San Clemente chromosome X unlocalized genomic scaffold, ASM170441v1, whole genome shotgun sequence genome encodes:
- the LOC102177878 gene encoding serine/threonine-protein phosphatase 4 regulatory subunit 3-B-like — MADEQSIVKVFFLNDDQQWEMLGKGHVSTIYVERLQGLCLLVRSELSGLEILESKINPDTPYQRRQGTLIVWSEAENHGMAISFPDAASCHEIWKDICQVQGKDPSTDITHDPLVESEDETLDDVADDVLELPNCELGKLDQIAHLVTSVLTSPLRKERLALLVGNEDFIKKLLQLFHTCEDLEDTEGLQNLHDIVKGMLFLNQASLLEILFSDKYIMDVVGCLEYDPALAQPKRHREFLTQKVKFKEVIPIIDHALLQKIHQTYRVQYIQDILFPIPSIFEENFLSTLTNFILLNKGAIVNMLQEDDKFLSTAFAQLRDKTTDDDTRRELLFFFKEFCAFSQTLVPENRNALFKTLTQLGILPALKIVMNMNDLQIRAAATDVFTYLVEYSPCRVREFIIEDHQSEDSILFINLVIEQIFCDTDPELGNAVHLMEVLRALLDPNNMMTASSHCEKSEFLHFFCMHCMNNFIEPLLSTTSAYIHDKDNIVGSDENNINCLSAVRFMRTMIGLRDELLNHYIIKGNFFEPVVNALLENGTRYNMLNSAIVELFDYVRMENIKSLVAHIVEKFYATLKSIEYVQTFKGLKVKYEQEKELQNQVTKNLCSVLYSQVFCRDSGVLEEEEERSINENIKEEAVEPPPESGFEIKRAKENEDKVDLPSQTPFGDFEFTSSHSADAADETSNPNRRRVICLVDYSDDEEEEEDETPPSKRPHLSP, encoded by the exons ATGGCGGACGAGCAGAGCATAGTGAAAGTATTTTTTCTGAATGATGACCAACAATGGGAAATGCTAGGCAAGGGACATGTCTCTACTATTTATGTGGAACGCCTTCAGGGCTTGTGTCTGCTAGTTCGATCTGAACTTAGCGGCTTAGAGATCTTGGAGTCAAAGATAAATCCAGACACGCCCTATCAGAGACGACAAGGGACATTAATTGTTTGGTCTGAAGCTGAGAACCACGGTATGGCGATAAGTTTCCCAGACGCAGCAAGTTGTCACGAGATATGGAAAGACATCTGCCAGGTTCAAGGTAAAGACCCATCTACCGATATCACACACGACCCCTTAGTTGAATCCGAAGATGAGACATTGGATGACGTGGCAGATGACGTGCTTGAGCTGCCTAATTGTGAACTCGGTAAGCTTGACCAGATTGCTCACTTAGTTACCTCAGTTCTCACCTCACCTCTGCGTAAGGAAAGGCTGGCTCTGTTAGTAGGAAATGAggactttattaaaaaattactgCAGTTGTTCCACACGTGTGAGGACCTAGAGGACACTGAAGGCTTACAGAATCTGCATGACATTGTTAAAGGGATGTTATTTCTCAACCAGGCATCTCTACTTGAGATCCTCTTTTCTGATAAGTATATCATGGATGTGGTGGGATGCCTTGAATATGACCCTGCCTTGGCTCAGCCAAAAAGGCATAGAGAATTCTTAACCcaaaaagtgaagttcaaggaaGTTATACCAATAATAGACCATGCACTTCTGCAAAAAATACATCAGACATACAGGGTACAGTACATTCAAGACATCCTTTTTCCTATCCCATCTATATTTGAAGAGAATTTTCTTTCTACtcttacaaattttattttattaaacaagGGTGCGATAGTCAATATGCTGCAGGAAGATGATAAGTTTTTGTCTACCGCTTTTGCACAATTAAGGGATAAGACCACAGATGATGATACACGGCGTGAGCTGttattttttttcaaggaatTCTGTGCATTTTCTCAGACATTAGTACCTGAAAACAGGAATGCACTGTTCAAAACACTGACACAACTGGGAATTCTTCCTGCTCTTAAAATTGTAATGAATATGAATGACTTGCAAATAAGGGCAGCTGCTACTGATGTATTTACTTATCTAGTAGAGTATAGTCCATGCAGGGTTCGAGAATTTATAATAGAAGACCACCAAAGTGAAGACAGCATTCTTTTCATTAATTTAGTAATTGAACAAATATTCTGTGATACTGACCCTGAGCTAGGAAATGCTGTTCATTTAATGGAAGTCCTTCGTGCCCTGCTTGATCCAAACAACATGATGACAGCATCTAGTCACTGTGAAAAAAGTGAATTTCTACATTTCTTCTGTATGCATTGTATGAATAACTTCATAGAACCACTTTTGTCAACTACTTCAGCATATATACATGACAAGGATAATATAGTTGGATCTGACGAAAATAACATAAACTGTCTCA GTGCTGTTCGTTTTATGAGAACGATGATTGGCCTTAGAGATGAACTTTTAAATCATTACATCATCAAGGGAAATTTTTTTGAGCCAGTTGTAAATGCTCTTTTAGAGAATGGAACTCGGTACAATATGTTGAATTCAGCTATTGTTGAGCTGTTTGACTACGTAAGAATGGAAAATATCAAATCTCTTGTTGCCCATATAGTTGAAAAGTTTTATGCAACGCTTAAGTCAATTGAATATGTTCAGACATTCAAAGGATTGAAGGTGAAATATGAGCAAGAGAAAGAGCTGCAAAATCAAGTAACGAAGAATTTATGTTCTGTACTGTATAGTCAAGTATTTTGCAGAGATTCCGGTgtcttggaggaggaggaggaaaggagtattaatgaaaatataaaagaagaagcAGTTGAGCCACCACCGGAAAGTGGTTTTGAGattaaaagagcaaaagaaaatgaagacaaggTAGATCTTCCCTCTCAAACACCTTTTGGTGACTTTGAATTTACTTCATCTCAttctgctgatgctgctgatgAAACAAGTAACCCAAACCGCAGAAGGGTGATTTGCTTAGTGGATTATTCAGATgatgaagaagaagaggaagatgaaACACCTCCCAGCAAAAGACCACATCTTAGCCCATAA